One part of the Plasmodium brasilianum strain Bolivian I chromosome Unknown PB_00_02, whole genome shotgun sequence genome encodes these proteins:
- a CDS encoding fam-m protein yields MKQKKNLFIIINVAVFLPLIWIYNSNNNLSTLSKSLNENSCLGRKLVTRIYRLLANYKQQYSNNVYLKKKFQNNGVNEKKDIHSNKMDITAKRKQSNRSLLNKAQYYTEIVDYNNGMFDGKHFHFEKKWIRKKDYDNFIERKRKIGLPIYRGLEMSNPKLDNQRGETVKMIIDYIKAMTDLEEGTIYVILFGILMIILAIIFIIAIYKFLRNNEKYNKIKLMTE; encoded by the exons atgaaacaaaaaaaaaacttatttattattataaatgttGCTGTATTTCTCCCTTTAATTTGGATATACAATTCTAACAATAATCTG agtaCACTTAGTAAATCCCTGAATGAAAATTCCTGCCTTGGTAGAAAATTAGTTACAAGAATTTATCGCTTACTAGCAAATTATAAACAACAATATtcaaataatgtatatttgaaaaagaaatttcaaaataatggagtgaatgaaaaaaaggatatcCATAGTAATAAAATGGATATAACAGCAAAAAGGAAGCAATCGAATAGaagtttattaaataaggcACAGTACTATACAGAAATTGttgattataataatggaatgtttgatggaaaacatttccattttgaaaaaaaatggattagaaaaaaagattatgataattttattgaaagaaaaaggaaaattg GATTACCCATATATCGAGGATTAGAGATGTCTAACCCAAAATTAGATAATCAACGAGGTGAAACAGTTAAAATGATTATAGATTATATAAAAGCAATGACAGATTTAGAAGAAGGAactatttatgtaatattatttggAATACTTATGATTATATTAGCGATCATCTTTATAATAGCGATCTATAAGTtcttaagaaataatgaaaaatataataaaattaagttaatGACAGAGTAA
- a CDS encoding fam-l protein: MEKKIKPILFIKFTLFVLLAWICYFTNNANIFITFFDENYKVVRKLDTNIYRLLAKYKQYKDLNNIRLKNGMQNNGDFINENIYSCEKLAKNKSNLSNDSPSKNSRRLKQDKKNKSCVFETKKYSHLEKNIFKELDYMDFLKENKTISNKNYRKIICKKYGLRIALPVLILLLLLTVFIVDLTLGIVQEQSLWALIGFDKAQLKELAKSLDFILTPLSKLSGFFKHSTWGEMVNCASCKAAADTAAPGLSAADKALIVSNECILGQLFGYLVYVIPFLILGITVISKVIYYHKKVKKYEKIKFRKR, encoded by the exons atggagaaaaaaattaaaccaatcttatttattaaatttactttatttGTACTTTTAGCTTGGATATGTTACTTCACGAATAATGCG aatatatttattacattttttgatGAAAACTACAAGGTTGTTAGAAAATTagatacaaatatttatcgattactagcaaaatataagcaGTATAAggatttaaataatataagattAAAAAATGGTATGCAAAATAATGGAGATttcataaatgaaaatatatatagttgtGAAAAATTAGCCAAGAATAAAAGTAACTTATCTAATGATAGTCCGTCAAAAAATTCAAGAAGACTTAAACaagataagaaaaataaatcttgtGTATTTGAaaccaaaaaatattcccatttagaaaaaaatatattcaaagaaTTAGATTATATGGATTTTCTTAAGGAAAACAAGAcaattagtaataaaaattatagaaaaataatatgtaaaaagtaCGGATTAAGAATCGCTTTACCTGTATTaatattgttgttattactgACAGTATTCATTGTAGATTTGACTTTGGGTATAGTGCAAGAACAAAGCTTATGGGCGCTAATAGGATTCGATAAGGCccaattaaaagaattagcTAAATCGCtagattttattttaactcCATTGTCAAAATTAAGTGGGTTTTTCAAGCACAGTACATGGGGGGAGATGGTCAATTGTGCTTCTTGCAAAGCAGCAGCTGATACTGCTGCTCCTGGTCTTAGTGCAGCTGATAAGGCATTAATAGTTAGTAATGAATGCATATTGGGACAATTATTTGGATATTTGGTATATGTGATACCTTTCCTCATATTGGGTATCACAGTTATATCAAAGGTTATttattaccataaaaaagttaaaaaatatgaaaaaattaaattcaggaaaaggtaa
- a CDS encoding fam-m protein, with translation MEQKIKKIIFTKIAWFILLIWICHFNNLRSFSKFLDENYYRSSKSDTRTYRLLGKYKNIKDSKIVYLKKDVPNNVEYENKNICNSEKWTTKKESNRNLLNKAHYYTQVTDYNNGMFDGKHFHFEKKWIKKKDYDHFLERKRRICNIALGKIKFRSYGFAGFLFFIFFLLGVGLSVLPKLEFLKNVFDWIEQKSFLKDLCEKLGQLGNDSKFYIYIGLFSVLMAILSVIVIVAFYKVLRNNEKYKKIKLISE, from the exons atggaacaaaaaattaagaaaattatatttactaaaattgcttggtttattcttttaatatggATTTGTCATTTTAACAACTTG AGATCTTTTAGTAAATTTTTGGATGAAAATTATTACCGTAGTAGTAAATCAGATACGAGAACTTATAGATTActaggaaaatataaaaatattaaagattcaaaaattgtatatttaaaaaaggatgTACCAAATAATGTAGAATacgaaaacaaaaatatatgtaatagtGAAAAATGgacaacaaaaaaagaatctAATAGAAATTTATTGAACAAGGCTCATTATTATACTCAAGTTAcagattataataatggaatgTTCGATGGGAAgcatttccattttgaaaaaaagtggattaaaaaaaaagattatgatCATTTTCTTGAAAGAAAGAGACGAATTTGCAATATAGCcttaggaaaaataaaatttagaagtTACGGATTTGCGggttttctattttttatttttttcttgttggGAGTAGGATTATCGGTACTACCAAAATTAGAGTTTCTGAAAAATGTTTTTGACTGGATTGAACAAAAATCATTCTTGAAGGATTTGTGTGAAAAGTTAGGTCAACTGGGTAATGAcagtaaattttatatttatataggaTTATTTAGCGTACTTATGGCTATATTATCTGTTATAGTTATAGTAGCGTTTTATAAGgtattaagaaataatgaaaaatataaaaaaattaagttaataTCAGAGTAA